From Trueperaceae bacterium:
GGGTGGGGCCCGGACGCCCGAAGAGGTGCAGCATCGCGAGGTCGACCTCGCCGTGCCCGCGGTACGCCGCGGGATCGATCAACGCCGTGACGCGCCCCCCGGAGGCGAGGACGTTGCCGGTCCACAGGTCGCCGTGCAGCAGCGCGGCGGGCGGGTGCGCCGGGAGGCGCGCGTCGAGGGTGCCGGCGAGTCGCTCGACGCGGGCGGCGAGGTCGGGGGGGAGGTGTGGGAGGTGGGCCGCGAGGCGCCGCTCGGCCCAGAAGCGGGGCCAGGCGTCGGTCCAGGCGTTGGCGAGGACGACGTCCCCGAAGGCGGCGTCCTCGTCCCATCCGTAGGCGGTCCCGACGTCGGCGTGGAGGCGGGCCAGCACCGCGCCGAGGTCCTCCCAGGTCGCGGCGTCGAGGCGGCCTGCGTCGGGGACGTCTTCGAGGACGAGGACGTCGTCGTCCACGTGCAGCACGTCGGGCGTGGGGGCGCCCGCTACGCGGAGGGCGGCGAGCATGCGCGCTTCGCGCCGCAGGCCGGTCCCGGCCTTCGC
This genomic window contains:
- a CDS encoding fructosamine kinase family protein, whose protein sequence is MPTPLATRIAAALGRRVVREAPLGGGDLGAVRRVTLDDGRTVVAKAGTGLRREARMLAALRVAGAPTPDVLHVDDDVLVLEDVPDAGRLDAATWEDLGAVLARLHADVGTAYGWDEDAAFGDVVLANAWTDAWPRFWAERRLAAHLPHLPPDLAARVERLAGTLDARLPAHPPAALLHGDLWTGNVLASGGRVTALIDPAAYRGHGEVDLAMLHLFGRPGPTLDAAYGAPPDAGERRPIYQLEPALVHLRLFGPGYRGLVDRLLRMTGV